The Halocalculus aciditolerans nucleotide sequence ACCTCCCTCCCGCGGACGTCGTTCACCGCGATGGCTTCCCACGTGCTCGTCTTCTCGATCGGGAAGGAGTAGTCGGACTTCCAGCGCTGGTCGACGTCGTAGCAGCCGAGCGCGCCCGACGACCCCGCGAACCAGACGCGCGTGCCGTCGTGTGTCACGTCGATGGTGGTCAGGTCGTTACTCGACACCGACGGCCCGGCCTCGACGAGGACCTCCCACTCGTCGCCGAATTTCCCGACGACGACACCGTCGTCGCCGACCGCGACGGGGCCGTGAGACGTCATCGACGCGTCGTAGAGCGTCTCCTCGGTCGGCGACGTTCTCGCTGTCCACGTGTCAGCCTTCATCGCGTCCACCCGAGTTACACGGTCCCCCAGACATGATTCTTACAATGAGTCCGCCACGAATAAAACTATCCGCCGACCGCGGCGTCAGCGTTCGAGGATCGTGCCGCCGTTCCCGACGATGACGTCCGGACCGCCGCTGAAGTGGTCGCCGAGCGCGACCTCGTAGAGCGTCGAGGAGACCGGGACGTTCTCCTCCTCACTCCACGAGCCGCCGGCGGGCGCTTCGTAGATCGAGCCGTTCGCGCCGACCGCGATCTTCGTGCCGGCGTTGACCTGGTCGATGCCGCGGAAGCTCTTCCCGCCGAGCTTGAGCGGCGTCCAGACGTTACACGTACAGTCGAGGCGGTAGACGTGGCCGTCACCGCCCGCGACGAACACGCGCTGCTCGTCGTCGCTGTTGACGTAGCTGACGACGTCGTAGAAGATGACCTGCGCGTTCGGAATTCCCACGTCCTTCCAGTTCTCCCCGCCGTCGGTCGTCTCGAAGACGTTCCCGGACGTGTCGATGACGTGCCCCGTCGACGTCTTCGACTCCTGAAAGTCGATGGCGGCCGCGTTCGACCCGCTCCCCGGCTTCTGCGGGCTGCCGAACGTGACACAGCCCTCGTCGTCGGTCGTCCCCTTGACGACCTCTCCGGAGCCGTTCGTCACGTAGACGGTCTCGCTCTCGCGGTTCCCCGTGACGGTGATCCCCTCCCACGTGGACGTCATCTCGTTCGGCGCGGAGTAGTTGTACTTGACGCCGCTGTTGACGTCGTACGCGCCGAGCGCACCGGACCCGCCGGCGAACCAGACGCGCTTCCCGTCGTCCGTCACGGCCAGCGCGCGGAGCGAGTTGTTCCGCGTCTGCGGGCCGTGTGAGTACGCGAGCTCCCACGTGCCCGCCTCGGGTTTCCGGTGCAGGATGTTCCCGGTCTTCCCGACGGCGACAGGACCGTTGACCGTGTCACTTACACCGTAGAGTGTCTTCGACGTCGGAGACTCGACGGTCGTCCAGCCGCTGGACGACGCGGCGAGGCCTCCCGTGGCTAAAACCGCGCCACCTGCCGTCGCAGCCGCTGCACCGCCAGCCGCTTTCAAGAACGTTCGCCGTGATGCGGGCATATCAGCCATTATCGGCTCACCTACTACTCGAAACAGCACCGCAACTAAAGGAATTTATGGCCACCTGAGAGATTAATGGACTAACTGTGGATTGTTCGGAAAGTAAAAATGAACGCCGGACGGAAGCGGGGTCGGACTACTGTTCGAGAATCGTGCCGCTGTCGCCGACGGCGACGCTCGGGCGCGCCGGATCGTCGCGCTCGCCGGGGACGACGCCGTTCAATCGGTTCCCCGTCGGCGTCTCGACCGACGTCCATCCCGTGTTCGTCTTCCGGTACGCGCGGCCGGACCCGCCGACACCGAGGAACCGGTCGCCCCGGTACGTGAGCGCCGACACCTGCTCCGACCCGGTCTTGAACGGCGTCCAGAGGTTACACGCACAGTCGAGTCGGTAGAAGCGGCCGCTCCCGGCGGAGACGTAGACCGACTCGTCGCGCGCGACGACGTCGAAGAGCGGCACCTGCGCGTTCGGGATACCGATGGCTTTCCACGACTGCCCGCCGTCCGTCGTCTTGAACACGGTGCTCCCGTCCGTGACGGCGTACCCGACGTCCCGCGAGCGGAAGTCGAGGCCGTTGACCGCGTAGCCGCCGCCCGTCCTGTAGAGCGACCACGTCAGCTCGCCCGCGGCGTCGTGCTCCCCGACGACGACCCGGCCGGACGGGCCGGCGAGGAAGACGCGTTCGCTCCCCGCGTCCCCGACGACGACGACGTCGGTGAACGTGTTCCCGTTCCCGACCGGCTTCTTCTCGCTCACCGACTCACCGGTGTCGACGTCGTAGGAGCCGACCATTCCGCTCGCTCCGGCCGCCCAGACGCGCGTCTCGTCGTCTGTCGTCGCGGCGGCGTGGAGCGTCTTGTCCTTCTTCGCGAAGTGCTCGCTCGCGACGCGCCACGAGCCGTCGACGCGCTCCAGGAGATTCCCGGAGGAGCCAACGGCCCACGGTCGCCCGTCCGCGTAGACGACGTCGTAGAGGGCGTTCCCGGTCGGTGAGGACACCGACGCCCAGCCGCCGGAGTCGGCGGCGGTGGCGGCGGCCGCGCCCACGGTGGCCGCTCCGACCGTGGCGGTGCCCGCGAGAAAGCGGCGTCGGGAAAGCGGCGTCTCGGGCATGCGAAGTTCTACTCGAAAGGAACGGTATCCGGAATAAAGTGGTTTGTGGCCGCATCGCCGACGAAGCGACGCGACGCACCCGCGTCGTATCCGGAGACGAACATTTTTATAGATTCGAGTGAGTGTCCAAATCATGCACGACCTCATCGGCTTCCAGCGCGACCTCCTCTACGTCGTCGCCGGCCTCGACGACCCGAACGGTCTCGACATCAAGGACGAACTCGAAGACTACTACGAATCGGAAATCCACCACGGCCGCCTCTACCCGAACCTCGACACCCTCGTCGAAAAAGGCCTCGTCGAGAAAGGCAAACAGGACGAGCGAACGAACATCTACACGCTCACCCGCCGCGGCCGCCGCGAACTCGAAGCCCGCCGCGAGTGGGAGAACGAGCACCTCAAACAGAGCCCGCAATCCTTCGACATCCCCGCGTGACGGACGCCGCCGCGTAATCCTCCGAGACGCCCGAACCGTTTTTCCCGCACCCGGCCGACCGTCCGGGCATGCGCTTCGGTATTCTCTCGACCGCGAACATCGCCCGAACCGCCGTCATGCCCGCGATTGCCGCGAGCGACCACGACCTCGTCGCCGTCGCCTCCCGGAACCGGGACCGCGCGCGCGATCTCGCCGACGAGTTCGGCATCGACGCTGCTTACGGCTCCTACGACGGCCTCCTCGCCGACGACGACGTCGACGCCGTCTACAACCCGCTCCCGAACGCACTCCACCGCGAGTGGACGGAGAAGGCCGCCGAAGCCGGGAAGCACGTGCTCTGCGAGAAACCGCTCGGCGTCGACGCCGACGACGCCGCCCACATGGTCGACTTCTGCGAGGACCACGGCGTCACGCTCATGGAGGCCTTCATGTACCGCCACCACCCCCGAACGGAGCGCGCCGTCGAAATCGCCGCCGAGGAACTCGGCGAGATTCACAGCGTGAACGCCACCTTCACCTTCAACTTAGGTGGTCGACCAGACGATATTCGCCTCGACCCCGACCTCGCCGGCGGGAGCCTCATGGACGTCGGCTGCTACGCCGTCAACGTCGCGCGGACCTTCCTCGGGCAGCCGGACAGCGTCCACGCCTCCACGCTCGACCGTCGGGACTCCGGTGTCGACACGCACGTCGCGGGCGTCCTCGACTACCCGCACGCGCTCGCGAACGTCACCGCCGGCTTCGACTCGAAGTCCGTCGAACACTACCGCGTCGAGGGCGAGGACGGCTGGCTCGAAGTCCACGACGCCTTCACGCCCGGCGCGGACGAGCGCGCCGAACTCACCTACGAAGCCGACGGTCGCCGAGTGACGGAAACGTTCGACCCGGTCGACCAGTACGAGCGCGAAGTCGAGGCGTTCGCCGACGCCGTCGACACCGGAAGCGCGCCGCGGATGAGCGGCGCGGAAGCCGTCGAGAACATGGCCGTCATCGACGCGCTCTACGAGAGCGCGGAACGCGGCGAACGCGTCGACCTCGAGTAAGGAGACCGGCCGGGTTCCGGAGGCGTTACGCCGTGTCGTAGCCGCGCGCGTCGAGCACGAGTTCCGCGAGGCGCTCCGGGTTCTCCGCGGCGAGCGTCACCATCGCGTCGTGGGCCTCGCGACCGGTGAAATCGCGGATGTCGCGCTCGGCGAGCCGGCGCTTCACTTCGAAGTCGATGGCGTCCTGTAACGCCTCCCAGCTCTCCGGGCGCGGGTAGATGGAGCGCTGGAGGTCGTTCGTGAACTCGAACGCCGGCCCGTCAGCCGACTCCTCAGTCACTGCGGCGTCGGCGTCGTCGGCCCGCGCGTCGTCCAGCTGGTCGCGGAGGTCGCCGAGCGGCGTCTCGGGCTTCTCGCTCATCGCCCCACCTCCGCCACGACGTGCTCGGCGAGCGCGTCGAGGTGCTCGACGGCGTCGTTCTCCGGGTCGTAGTGCGCGACGGGTTTGTTCTCCCCGAACGCCTCCGTGAACGCTTTTCTGTCCCTGAGCCCGGGCTTCGGCAGGTCGGTGAGCCGGCCGTCGTCGATGG carries:
- a CDS encoding WD40/YVTN/BNR-like repeat-containing protein produces the protein MADMPASRRTFLKAAGGAAAATAGGAVLATGGLAASSSGWTTVESPTSKTLYGVSDTVNGPVAVGKTGNILHRKPEAGTWELAYSHGPQTRNNSLRALAVTDDGKRVWFAGGSGALGAYDVNSGVKYNYSAPNEMTSTWEGITVTGNRESETVYVTNGSGEVVKGTTDDEGCVTFGSPQKPGSGSNAAAIDFQESKTSTGHVIDTSGNVFETTDGGENWKDVGIPNAQVIFYDVVSYVNSDDEQRVFVAGGDGHVYRLDCTCNVWTPLKLGGKSFRGIDQVNAGTKIAVGANGSIYEAPAGGSWSEEENVPVSSTLYEVALGDHFSGGPDVIVGNGGTILER
- a CDS encoding WD40/YVTN/BNR-like repeat-containing protein, with the translated sequence MPETPLSRRRFLAGTATVGAATVGAAAATAADSGGWASVSSPTGNALYDVVYADGRPWAVGSSGNLLERVDGSWRVASEHFAKKDKTLHAAATTDDETRVWAAGASGMVGSYDVDTGESVSEKKPVGNGNTFTDVVVVGDAGSERVFLAGPSGRVVVGEHDAAGELTWSLYRTGGGYAVNGLDFRSRDVGYAVTDGSTVFKTTDGGQSWKAIGIPNAQVPLFDVVARDESVYVSAGSGRFYRLDCACNLWTPFKTGSEQVSALTYRGDRFLGVGGSGRAYRKTNTGWTSVETPTGNRLNGVVPGERDDPARPSVAVGDSGTILEQ
- a CDS encoding PadR family transcriptional regulator; its protein translation is MHDLIGFQRDLLYVVAGLDDPNGLDIKDELEDYYESEIHHGRLYPNLDTLVEKGLVEKGKQDERTNIYTLTRRGRRELEARREWENEHLKQSPQSFDIPA
- a CDS encoding Gfo/Idh/MocA family protein; translation: MRFGILSTANIARTAVMPAIAASDHDLVAVASRNRDRARDLADEFGIDAAYGSYDGLLADDDVDAVYNPLPNALHREWTEKAAEAGKHVLCEKPLGVDADDAAHMVDFCEDHGVTLMEAFMYRHHPRTERAVEIAAEELGEIHSVNATFTFNLGGRPDDIRLDPDLAGGSLMDVGCYAVNVARTFLGQPDSVHASTLDRRDSGVDTHVAGVLDYPHALANVTAGFDSKSVEHYRVEGEDGWLEVHDAFTPGADERAELTYEADGRRVTETFDPVDQYEREVEAFADAVDTGSAPRMSGAEAVENMAVIDALYESAERGERVDLE